One region of Syngnathus scovelli strain Florida chromosome 15, RoL_Ssco_1.2, whole genome shotgun sequence genomic DNA includes:
- the LOC125982152 gene encoding uncharacterized protein isoform X1 translates to MTPLPSRGSPFMSSPVRLFKTLGADGEVELHCGSHVVRLLSKLPPEQRAEFRRCTFQQAGTTPNLLNLSQWLKYKLWCQDFDGPTASRGLRERDAPKSESHQGQRTVTVLHGSKSPEDNRASQRDLKSKGGRARPYCPFCENEEHFLSQCTEVTKLSREALVNRIKANKRCWRCARPHQAAQCDLKKLCGLCQGKHLQVLHKVNDKRPRPSNRDDCQQASPTTEVLYVDCSPEGNRVLLKVIQVILHHGNRTLTTYAVLDDSSERTMLLSAAAQELGMRGVREDLPLRTIWQDVQTLRGSTVSFCICPAADPKTNFKVSKAFTAARLGLADQSYPTDQLQKRYPHLIGLPIKTFHNIRPLVLIGSDHPHLITAVEPIRLGTPGRPASIRTRLGWALQGPAKFVQNNLGPHQCLVTSVLTNDSELLKHVERLWQLDTLPYRSEKIVTRSKQDQAAIVRVVLTLTYFARTPRETVCPFKHLQVQSHSSLCIQR, encoded by the coding sequence ATGACACCGCTGCCTTCGAGGGGTTCGCCCTTCATGTCCAGTCCAGTTAGGCTTTTTAAGACACTGGGCGCTGATGGTGAAGTTGAACTTCACTGTGGGTCACACGTGGTGCGACTCCTCAGCAAACTACCGCCAGAGCAGCGAGCAGAGTTCCGTCGGTGCACCTTCCAACAGGCAGGCACTACGCCCAACCTGCTTAACCTGTCTCAGTGGCTGAAATACAAATTGTGGTGTCAAGACTTCGATGGGCCGACCGCCTCTAGAGGGCTGAGAGAGAGGGACGCACCTAAGTCCGAGAGCCACCAAGGACAGCGGACTGTCACTGTTCTCCATGGCTCCAAGAGCCCAGAGGACAACAGAGCATCCCAGAGAGACCTGAAGAGTAAAGGGGGGAGAGCCAGACCCTACTGCCCTTTCTGTGAGAATGAAGAGCACTTTCTCAGTCAGTGTACAGAAGTCACCAAGTTGAGCAGGGAAGCACTTGTCAACCGGATAAAGGCCAACAAAAGGTGCTGGCGCTGTGCAAGACCCCACCAGGCAGCTCAGTGTGACCTGAAGAAGCTCTGTGGCCTGTGCCAAGGCAAACATCTACAGGTCCTGCACAAAGTCAACGACAAGCGGCCTAGACCTTCAAACCGTGACGACTGTCAACAGGCGAGTCCTACTACCGAGGTACTGTATGTCGACTGCTCACCAGAAGGCAACAGAGTCCTACTAAAAGTCATCCAGGTCATTCTTCACCATGGCAACCGTACCCTGACAACCTACGCCGTACTGGACGACAGCTCAGAAAGAACAATGCTGCTCTCAGCAGCTGCGCAAGAGCTTGGCATGCGAGGAGTGAGGGAGGACCTTCCACTGCGGACCATCTGGCAGGACGTACAGACACTTCGTGGGTCTACCGTGTCCTTCTGCATCTGCCCGGCTGCTGACCCAAAGACCAACTTCAAAGTATCCAAGGCCTTCACAGCAGCACGGCTTGGCCTGGCAGACCAGTCCTACCCGACAGACCAACTCCAGAAGAGGTACCCTCACCTTATTGGATTACCAATAAAGACTTTCCACAACATCAGACCATTGGTGCTAATAGGTTCTGATCACCCACATCTGATTACCGCCGTCGAACCAATCAGACTGGGCACTCCAGGCAGGCCAGCTTCTATCCGTACCAGACTGGGTTGGGCCCTGCAGGGTCCAGCAAAATTCGTCCAGAACAATTTGGGTCCCCATCAGTGTCTGGTGACATCCGTCCTCACAAACGATTCCGAACTGCTCAAGCACGTGGAACGACTTTGGCAACTCGACACTCTTCCCTACCGGAGCGAGAAGATAGTAACGAGGTCAAAACAAGATCAAGCCGCcattgttagagtggtgctcactctaacttattttgcaagaaccccacgggagacagtatgcccttttaaacacttgcaagtacagagtcattcgtcgctgtgcatacagcgatga